The genomic region CTTAGAGTGCAGACAGAAGGCTCATCAATTGTTGAGAAGCTTCAGGAGGAACTAAGGGAATACCGAGAAATATTGAAGTGCAGTATCTGCCTTGACAGGACAAAAGAGGTGAGTATTTTATTTgcgatttttatattttatgggCTGTTTTTTACTGTTTAGTTTGTAGGAAGTGGTGATGATTCAACTCTTGTTCCCTGTTTTAAGAAGTGGATATTAGAATATGACAATTGGAGTCTTCACCTGAAATATGTGAAACATGATGGATTTTACCACGGCTGTTAGTATGAAACCTATTTCACACCCCAAGAAGGGCAGCTGACAGTGGTTCCATATCAGCAACGTTTTACTGAAAAAACCATTAATGGCAActctttaaaatatgattgtaGTTTTTCAAGTcttagatgccttaaatgaatTGTTTGAATTTGGGTTAGTAGAAAGATAGATGAAAAGGTAATTTGTAGTTTTTGAGTtagaatccttttttttttttaaaggctaaattgttaaaataaaagtttatatGTAACGTTTTTTCTAACTCCATCAAAGCgtatgttttaaaagaaaaaagaaaacaaagggaaatTTCTTTAGGATGCTTTATTCAGTGGGAGACAATAAAGATGCAGTCTTATAACCTTGTATAGAATATATATCTATATGACTTGGTTTAACTTGGTTTTTGCTATTTAGAGTTTCTGTTAGTTTGATTTCAGAATGTTTCTTAAGAATGGAGCAATGGAATTATATGCCATTGAATTTAGCACTTGCTGTGCACTCTAATTCTTTACAAATGATATAGTAGTTTGTgtcaaagtttttatttttattttttggtaattagAATTCTGTTATGATGATTCAGTAGCATAACTtcgtgtgaaaaaaaaaaaaaggaataatatGGGTCCTagattataagaaaaaaaatgattaactaATGGATTTGGGCTGAACCTCAAAAAAGATATTGAGCTGtttcaattagttttttaaGATACAGTAATTGGTCTATGTACTGCCATTAATTTGGGTCAAGAAAATGACTGCCATTATAATCCAATGATTTTCAAATATTGTTCTAagtacctaaaaaaaaaaagatattttttacTGCCTTCAGGTGGTTATTACAAAATgctaagatttatttttatatatattttttttcccgtCTTCAGGTTGTCATTACAAAATGCTACCACTTGTTCTGCAATCCTTGTGTACAAAGAATCACTGAAACTCGTCACCGAAAGTGTCCAACGTGTTCAGCAAGTTTTGGGCCTAATGATGTCAAACCTGTTTACATTTGACAGGAAACcaagaaaactttgtttttgtttcttgatGAGGCCTGCAATGCTGCCTTTAGGTGCATATGACCTGGTGCACATTATTGGAGGCTTGGTATATGATACCAACAAAAGGTCACATGTATTGTTATATTAGAGAATTGTAGAGTAACATTGTCAAGAGCCAGTCAAGATTATCAACCAGTGGAAATCATCTTAATTTTGCTGGTTTTAGTTGTaggttgatttttgttttgttttgtttatttaattattgtatttattatgtttgttttctcaTATAACTGTGGAGATCCTCTGGAATCTTTCAATGTATTGTTTGCAGATTAATCAGAATTGGTCCAATGCCTATACCCAGAGGCCATGGAGGGTGCATGatcataaaattaataaaatttgttatgctTGGCTTCATATAAAGCATCCTGGTCTATTGCATTTCGAGTTGGCTCATATGGGATTTTGTTTTTCTGGCCGAGCATCTTGTTTCCAGTGAAAGCTGGAGCAGTAGCCAAGTTTCGTGGCCCAGTTCTGAGTAACAGTAACAGTATGCGAGAGATGTAATAGGAAGATATTCATATCTTATTTAGTTGTTAATACCAAAACTGTTTATTTCAGAAAATTGTTCCCACGTTATTTATTTGTAACTTTCTTTTGTGACTATTCCAATTTTGTTCCTCTTTTTCAGGGTAGGAAGTACTGAACTGGAGCAGTATGCCATAAATGTAAAAGAAATGgaaattcttatatataaattgttaatATAAAAGCAGCTTAGTACTCAACGTTGGGTTACTGTTGTATGTTTGTAACTCTCTCTTGTTACCATGCGAGTCAGATTTTGCTCCTCCCTCTTGGAATATAAAGGCAAGAAGAAATTGCATGGCCTTGTTAGTCAATATGAAGGTAGGATATTATTTGCTTAACTGAAGGATATtatttgtaattcaattgaagGGATATTAACCTGTGGATAATAATCAGCCTATTAGAGAAAAAAGTGCCTTTTTCGCTTCTGCTGTATGATCTACCCTTAGAAGTATCTCCTGCAGACTCTTTTTGTATGGTTTAGAGAGTAAAAAGTTCCTTTACCTTTtagttaattacttttttaaatacatttttcaacagattttctatcttttatctattcaatttaaatattattcttcattccttttcttttaatctttctttgtttattttttcattgattGTTTCTAATGTCTTATTTTCAAATTCTCAACAACCATAGTAATAAAATCTCCCAATGgtaatatttttaaacatttcctaatgatatttttttaacaaatctcATAAAGCACTTGTGGTAACGGGAGTTGTAAGTCATCTAATTTCAACTAGAaattattcctaaaaaaaaactaaaaatgttaCATTCATAATACTTTTGAGTAaattgtgtggggcaaaaggatcctggtgggaacgtgggccttttgggccttgttaaggaaggccgacctgaccctggggttagagattgttggtgctatgggtcggcctatacgccgaggatccgaggatccagccgaggatggttttccctcGACCGACATCAAAGAAcccgagacttcatggtaaaggttagggaatgacacggtcaagaccatggttaaagggagagaacccttgaatgtcctagaagcgccgatgttggaagaatatcgaGAGGTAaatgctacctccacattaaagacctgcacctaccaccccagccgcattaatgaggaagtgacacttaaacgatggaagagaaacttcgtcttgttcaaaggcactaagaaaagaaatatctaggctaagggaggaattgggggcaacacgtggataaagtattaaaaagaggagtatttaaggagggacctaggACGAAAAGAggggaactttttgtaacctaaaaagaaaaagaaaaagagagagagatataatataagaacagctctcgctTACGTccgaggcctatttacattactcctttttgatTCCAAGtgcttgcaatctttagtttgtcatttcatcctcttACACTTCTAACccgggtttcaagcccacgctctacaaattcatattgtttaaggctcattgggcccgAGCCCATAACCGTTCTTGGGtcggtgcaattgtgcacttacaattggcgccgtctgtgggaatctagtctagaagtagtagggatattatggcaggcttaggctctcatcatgcagagtcacaaggatcacaaccggaagatcatttcgaacgtcttgaacaacgcatggatcgtgagggaagcgtccatacagaatatccaggggctagccatactcgtggagggggtagcactacccacgatgagggttctaaatccatgcagaaagaaatcaatcgtttaaagaagaagttacgccgtgctaaacgtaaggttttcccgtcctcgtctagttcttcctcagagaaggataggagagttggctacagttcgaggtcatattcccccaccgCCGCAACATCCTGCTCGGTGAGGAGAACGACCGGCCAACCCGcgagacgtaagaagcttcgttctaggggcttaggcaacgataccatgagtagggcgttgcaccaactctctaagtctccgttttcacggaggattgagaggggaggcttccggaggttcacccggcccacctttaccatctataatggccggaccgatccggtggaacacgtgagtcacttcaaccaaaggatggcggtgcactctcataacgagactttgatgtgtaaagtcttcccctccactTGGGACCtcgtggctatgagatggtttaacggtctcaaatcggggtccgtaggctcgtttggggaactaactagggcatttgcttcgcggttcattacttgtagcgagtccctcggccattggactcgttgctatccatggtcatgaaggaaggggagacactaaaagcatactccgacagatacgggagatgtttaatgaaatagacggcgactttgatgaggtggcgcttaataccttctaggtgggcctccctactgatcccGACCTACGCAAGTCTTTGTCGTAATAGCCGGTCCGccgcgtacgccgtcttatggatcgtattgatgaatataaaagggtagaggaagatcGAGCGAgcggggaaaaggaaaggagaagatTATCCCgcgggagagaagggatttcgggtcggacagataccacaataacaagccaaggagggattacttcggacaatccggctcggcggtACCCAGTAAatgcgtgttccgagaaccggtgcatcggttattagaaaaagttcgtaaagagcccttcttcggaTGGCTGGCAAAATGGCGGGTgacctgcgagaagaaatcaaaaccttttacgtcggtaccatcgggatgtgggccacactaccgagaaatGTCGGACTGTGGAACCATTTAGAacggctcgtcggtgagggaaagttaaagcggcacttgtgtcggccCGGGCGagtcggtcaagttggttcaaacaaccggaggaatagttcatctcggccggcattggggacgattaatgttatcttcgctgcacacaggtaggaccggctcgggtcccactagggttatggcggtttcccattcgcaggccgaggatgtgggtagcgaggccgaagagattaaagagcactttactgtcttgggtttctccgaggaggataaagtagggactatccagccccgtgacgatgctcttgtggttaccctcgggatagggaattatgatgtgagaagggtgatgatagatcaaggcggcggtgcggatattatgtaccacgatctatttaaagggccgaggttggagttggaagatttaactccttatgactccccacttataagctttgagggaagggccgttgtgcgaAGGGGcgagatccgtttacccgttcaatccggctcagaaacggttgaggtagatttcattgtggttgatgcgtactccccatatacagccatcctcgccaggccatggctgcatgctttgggagctgtctcttctaccttacatgttaaagtaaaattcccctcgggggagcatgttgaggaaatcctcggcagccaagtagttgctaggcaatgcatatcggctgcggtgcttcgtcagtcacgaattgagtcatcaaccttgcccatccaggagtcatagcaattaacagctccggaggcacctggagcgatgataGAGGATGAGGtttgtttgtgaggagttagagaagtttttaataACCGATGATccgagaggttcttccaagttggcatacgattgccacaccaagagaagatggagttgttgaaatttacgaaggataatctagatgtctttgcatgggacccctatgaggctccggggtagatccgaactttatttgtcatcatttaaacgtcaatccggccattgttccgaggaggcaaccacctcggcgatcttcccgagaacattcgaaatttgtgaaggaagaggttcttaaactcaaaagggcgggggctatcaaagaagttttctaccctgaatggttggctcatcttgttgtcgttaagaagaagaacggcaagtggagagtgtgtgtagaCTTTACCGATGCGAACAaagcctgtcctaaagattcattcccaatgccacggattgatcaattggtagatgctcttgtcggacatcctcggatgagttttttggatgccttccggggttaccaccaaattcccttggcgttggaAGATCGGGAGAAGTTTGCTTTCATTAcaccaaccgggaactatcattataaggtcatgccattcgggttaaaaaatgcgggggctacttaccaaagaatgatgacccgaatgtttgagctcggggaaaaacatagaagtatacgtggatgatatggtggtgaagagtaagacggtaccttcgcacatgacggacttggccgacaccttccggatctttgaggaagtataagttgcgccttaacgccgccaagtgttcttttggcgtgggatgcggaaagttcctaggatatatgatcactcataggggcatagaggtgaacccggtGCAGGGTTAAGGCTATTCGGAATTTGcggccgcctcggaacccaaaggagattcgAGAAATTgacggaatgattgctgcgttgaatagatttatttctcggtcgaGTGACCGGTGCCGCcctttctttcggttgttgaacaagtggaaaggatttcaatggaccgaggattgtgagtcggctttccaacggcttaagcaatatctttctaggccacccattttatctcgccacGAGGTCGatgaggttttattcgcttatccggccgtggctattcatgcggtgagtctagttcttataaggaatgaaaatggagtgcgagaggccgatctactatgttagtaagtccttgaatgaggccgaggtgcgctatacgcccttggaaaaagcgcttcgcggtagtccacgccacgcgtaaACTCCCTCACTATTTCCGGTCTCAtcttgtggttgttttgacccggttgcctctcaaggctgtgttgcgcGGTGCTTGATTATTCGGCgagtggcaaagtggggaactattttgggagcctttgatgttaaatataagcctcgcacctcggtgaaaggtcggGTCCTCGGCgatttggtggcgagtttgcttgaaccattgttagaagaaacttcaaaggaagcacaaatgggtgaaaaatcagttggtgtgatcacagacgTATCGCCttcggcttggaaagtttatgtggatgtggctgctaatcataaagtGTATGGAGTTGGACTAGTTCTAATGTCACCTGAatgaattgtctttgaaaaatctttgagattggccttctcggctactaataatgaggccgagtatgaagcggtcttggtaggcatgcaaatggtacgtaagatgtgtggcaaggaaatccacttgttctcggactctcagttagtagtcggccaagtcatgggtaCCATGGAAGCTAGAGATTCCAGAATGCGGGAATATTTGGCCCGGGTCAAGCGTCGGcggctgaattcgactcctttgccttagctcatgtctctaggagtggaaatactcatgcggattctttggctacgttggcaacatcctcggctcaaggtctaccaagggttattctcgttgaggatttggtagaaccttctcttgtagttgctaacgcacctcgcgtccatctaataaggcctggtcctagttggatggattcgatcatatcttttctcaaaaatgacatccttcccgaagacaaagttgaagcgagaaaaggtacgtcgaaaggcgccccGTTtacggttgtccgaggaccgaagctatacaaacgatccttttcgggaccgtatttgttgtgtgtacaccccgaATCAACGAGAATCATTgcggaggaattgcatgaaggaatttgtgggagtcacagggggaaggtccttagctcatagagcccttactcggggttattggtggcccaatatgcgagagggaggctcgggactatgccgagaaagtgtgatcaatgtcgagaggttcgcccctaatatccaccaacctggagggttcttaaccctctgtctagcccttggcctttcgcacaatggggcctggacattgtcgggccatttccgagaggctggcggcaacaaaagatggttgctcgtgggaacgagactatttcactaaatgggttgaaggctgagccattagccaatatccgagatgttgattccaagaaatttatatggaaaaatattgttactagatttggtataccgcacaCACTTGTCTCAGACAATGGGGTTCAATTTGACgacaacgcctttaggcaatattgtggtgacatgggtatcacaaatagatattctaccccggcgtatcctcgagggaatgggcgaggccgaggccgttaacaaggtcatagtcaatgggctcaagaagaggttggatgatgcgaaaggcagatgggtagaagagctccctcatgttacgtggacatatcggaccacaccgcgcgaGGTCCTttggagaaacaccattttccatgacttatggagccgaggcggtgataccactagaatctggttttcctactctaaagacaagttcttttagccccgaGAATAACCGGGGACTTcggagaaagatcttgatttacttgaggaacggcgtgaggcagctatggtccaattggcttattatcagcagaagctaaaacgaggatatgatgcccacgtgaagctaaggccacttgcacctggtgatcttgtattaaggaaagttgtaggcacttctaagaacccagcatggggtaaactaggacctaactgggaaggcccctatcgcattgtttcaatagcaggcataggatcgtataggctagctgacctagatgaacgagttgtaccacgtccatggaatgtaaataatcttagaaggtattattattaatcaaataagctttagtcaattaatatttcaaagttatggctagctctcatatttgaagttacaatttctaagaatcaaacagaaacttggttaagtgtagtcctcggaccataaaccttgtggaaattgatgtcttttcatttgttaaacagaaccttagttatgccgggtcttcggacctcctactttgggaaaattaacatttggagttacaatttctaagaatcaaacagaaacttggttaagtgtagtcctcggaccataaaccttgtggaaattgatgtcttttcatttgttaaacagaaccttagttatgccgggtcttcggacctcctactttgggaaaattaacatttgaagttacaatttctaagaatcaaacagaaacttggttaagtgtagtcctcggaccataaaccttgtggaaattgatgtcttttcatttgttaaatagaaccttagttatgccgggtcttcggacctcctactttgggaaaattaacatttggagttacaattattaagaatcaaacagaaacttggttaagtgtagtcctcggaccataaaccttgtggaaattgatgtcttgtcatttgttaaacagaacattagttatgccgggtcttcggacctcctactttggaaaaattaacatttgaagttacaatttctaagaatcaaacagaaacttggttaagtgtagtcctcggaccacaaaccttgtggaaattgatgtcttatcatttacagttacaattttgaagaattaaacgaaagattgtttaagatttatcttcggactatgactttaattaaacttaacttctgattgtgtttggatgttaataccttactgtttattaacatgggtcttaagttttatatctttaagtattgagtaaatttgtgtaagaaatggtcctcggatcttacatcctaccaAAAACAGTGTTGTGCACTATAAGGGCTTAaccgttatatgaagtcctctttccttttttaatcaaggcattgttcaaacgtattaactatgtcaccttgtattaaatctttagtaatatacgcatgataatgtggaagttatgattgtgcaatccttggaatTAGATTTTCATattctgagaaacttttgatatgacttaatgagaaacttttgtaataagtacaaaaaaatagtaaagtagaaacagagacaatccaagtgaaaagtaaacgaaatcgttcttcattaatcaattgagtatgcattacatataagccaaaaaaaaaaaaaaaaaaagaaaaaggaaaggaaaaagagaagccctaagctaagtcctaagctgttggaggaggatcttgctgagaggtactagtgccctcggtctttctcaactccagctcaaaaggagtcataatctgctttcctttatccactgtcgttgttgaaaggacgatgggttccactgttttgctcaagtccttctctgcatccactcctccttccttctctttattggaaccagaaggttctgtaggatcaggaatttgctgtgggaccatcggaggtagggCAGGAAGAGTTGgctcgggggtaggagtagcggcgggagcctcttcaatctcctgtatttctaggggaagccaaacgttctcggacttcctcaaatccgaagattgaggaactctgctacgtttaaagcttcccccatactttttgacagtattcgcggcataaagccgcgaactcctctgtcagctgctcctcggtagtggctaccccttcataaaaactttcctgcttggcagcttgaagagagagttggaaggaactggcttcttccttcatcagcgccaactgcttcttcagatccgagcactccttttgagcttgggagagctcttcatctcttgcatgaaggagcttgcgctgtccttctatctgggtcttcatggtcttcaagtttgactcgaccccattcttctctctcctcagctctgctacctccgaggtcagcttctcgttctcagcgagggctgtgcccaaagacttctcagtctccatcctgacttcgagctcagttctggctattttccgagtgtcttcaataaacttttcagctacaaagacctcctgaatagcctgtaacaaagtatgatggagttaggagtaccaaaaacaaacttacttacgaatattgttaaaaggagaaacacttaccagcgctaagtctctttttagggagaggaatagttgtggctggcccattttctccaaggtctccatgtccttgggcagcagaaggggacgttccaagacctcggccaggtggtgggcatggccttgttgaaccgcccttatgcGGGCTGGCGGGgagatgggagcgccgtccggccttagatcgggggaccgggtggtcggtgctcggcgcactacgGCCTCGTTCTGATTTCCCGAGTTCAGgcgaacgggctctacccttgcccttgtccggcctggctgctgggccggtgggagttgttggcgtggtttcttggggtctttagtaatcgtcccctcattatccccctttctcttcttcttggggtcCTCGGCTGGCAATTTTGGCTcagctagaggaggaggaggaggtaaagctgggggaacttgggacgttcCCGCTTTCTTCTTAtctgcaaccttagcagccctactagtgagaagaccctccattcgtcccatgtcttctttaaattcgtcctcgggaagggcaattACAAGccctgcaattccagaagcCTCGGTggtttcttcttcctcgtcggaaagtaccacaaactggttcccgcgaggtctctcagtgtcttcgagatggaattgatctatctcgtcgtcgagtgtgtgtgaagaagacacctgctcttccggaatgacagttgtttgtgagtgcacggcaagggggactgctgctatcgcccggttgtatagaatggtgttaggagcgtctgggaggtcacggtcgtccaaaaaatggggccgagctacgtttatcctctttcgtcttcggtcgcctgcaataatggcgtcctctatctcctggaagtctttggaaaggggggtgtacccTAGAATAAGATGAGCAGCTCGGAGTtgcaggtcttcactaacgaacacctcggagcgaagtactcggtttaggtctgcgacgttacagtgactcagacgaggacgcacgtgttgcttatctgcaaaaaagacatcaaacaaacaaacttggtcagatttatatagaagtttaataaatttaagcaagtgtgaatacgcatttctgtgtgtatGTGTTAAGAGAAGTTgagttgtggggagattaatcctacggcgtcgcacctggatccccccactcggCGGGGCgatggaagccgtcgtgccggttccggacacgatcaagtagtcgtccttcatgcctttgtttgatttgggcggacgggagattagtctaacggtgctagaccgagatttaatgtaataacctaccttagaaattttatgggactcatataggaacacgacatcgtgccatgtgagatttaaacccatctgctcgtttagaacatctacactacctagaactctaaaaacgtttaggaggcattgatcgggacacaaccgatggttgcggaggtactcctaGTTACGAGGTTTCATTGGTatggtcatcccaccctctataaaggctatcataggaatgataacctctccctctgtcctagaaccggccacggctgttgccggccgtattttaaccctacgtcggcgggaatacggtatttggctctaaagccttccatcccggcggcggtatcaactagacacttgaattttcccattacaagGACGATGGACTAGACTTTAGAAGAGAGagtgtttgtagtgatagccgaggacaaatatcggggagaaaaggttaagaataggagcaagaacttacaaggttgaaggtgtgcaaatctccacggttttacgcaaagtaaggtatgatgggcgatgtcttgatgggattaccccacgaggaattaaatgaaggcgcgggttcccgaagcgtcacgacgtgcgaaaaggcggcctcgaaattatgtacGTCCCGCCTagaatttcgtggagtaatgagaaccgttggatgcccatctcaccgttgaacgtggcagagaaagagtaacttacagtaataaatgcgcgcgtttttgaaaataaaaccgccaagtgtcactTTCTGGggcgcgaaacgatttccacacgtgctatcacttataaagtgtgtagaggggatcctcgtcagatcaaaaccctatttttctcctcggatgtcgaaaattagagttttgaggggctattgtgtgggacaaaaggatcctggtgggaacgtgggccttttgggccttgttaaggaCG from Castanea sativa cultivar Marrone di Chiusa Pesio chromosome 11, ASM4071231v1 harbors:
- the LOC142616629 gene encoding uncharacterized protein LOC142616629: METLEKMGQPQLFLSLKRDLALAIQEVFVAEKFIEDTRKIARTELEVRMETEKSLGTALAENEKLTSEVAELRREKNGVESNLKTMKTQIEGQRKLLHARDEELSQAQKECSDLKKQLALMKEEASSFQLSLQAAKQEKYENLIPRIAQS